The following are encoded in a window of Bacillus xiapuensis genomic DNA:
- the pgeF gene encoding peptidoglycan editing factor PgeF, producing MKEPFVRLHDSLYAIDDWQNEHPGLVAGFTTRESGFSKGDFRGLNTGFHVNDREEYVCANRQLIGNLLEFPADGWIGAEQTHGSRVAAVTKADRGKGALLYSSSFKETDGLYTDDKGTLLTLCYADCVPLYFLAKEVQRIGTAHAGWKGTVLGIGKQMVELWKKDGIPPEDIEVVIGPSICKDCYAVDDRVIEQARRWMKAEDQLPYSPVNGKPGQYHLSLQQLNQLVLLQAGIRKENIQITKLCTSCGDEFFSHRRDAGKTGRMLGFIGWKEAPHHEGIRSFARNSTKY from the coding sequence ATGAAGGAACCATTTGTTCGTCTACATGACAGTCTATACGCTATTGATGATTGGCAAAATGAACACCCGGGGCTTGTGGCTGGATTTACAACGAGAGAAAGCGGGTTCAGCAAGGGCGACTTCCGCGGTTTAAACACTGGCTTTCATGTGAATGATCGTGAGGAATACGTATGCGCCAACCGCCAGCTGATAGGCAATCTCTTGGAATTTCCGGCTGACGGCTGGATAGGCGCCGAACAAACGCATGGCAGCCGAGTCGCCGCGGTGACAAAAGCAGATAGAGGCAAAGGGGCATTGCTCTATTCTTCCAGCTTTAAAGAAACGGATGGTTTGTATACGGATGACAAAGGAACGCTTTTAACCTTGTGCTATGCGGATTGTGTGCCCCTTTATTTTCTTGCTAAAGAAGTGCAGAGAATCGGAACGGCTCATGCGGGCTGGAAAGGAACCGTTCTAGGCATCGGTAAGCAGATGGTTGAATTGTGGAAGAAGGATGGAATTCCTCCTGAAGATATAGAGGTTGTCATCGGCCCATCCATTTGCAAAGATTGCTATGCAGTGGATGACCGCGTGATTGAACAAGCGCGCAGATGGATGAAAGCGGAAGATCAGCTGCCTTATTCTCCGGTGAATGGAAAGCCGGGTCAGTACCATTTATCATTGCAGCAATTAAACCAGCTCGTTCTGCTCCAAGCAGGTATACGGAAAGAAAACATTCAGATCACGAAGCTTTGCACCAGCTGCGGGGATGAATTTTTTTCTCACCGCCGCGATGCAGGAAAAACGGGAAGAATGCTAGGGTTTATTGGTTGGAAGGAGGCACCTCATCATGAAGGTATCAGATCGTTTGCAAGAAATTCAACAAAATATTGA
- a CDS encoding YggS family pyridoxal phosphate-dependent enzyme — protein sequence MKVSDRLQEIQQNIEQACLKAGRKPEEVKLIAVTKYVSAERAQEALDAGIHHLGENRDEGLLEKREALGDKPVWHFIGSLQTRKVKKIINHVSYIHSLDRLSLAEEINKRANRPINCLVQVNVSGEQSKHGLSPDEVIHFVKQLGQFTKITVCGLMTMAPLTDDEQLLRSCFKQLKGLQEEVQQLELPFAPCGELSMGMSNDYPIAVEEGATIVRIGTALVGE from the coding sequence ATGAAGGTATCAGATCGTTTGCAAGAAATTCAACAAAATATTGAACAAGCGTGCCTGAAAGCGGGCAGGAAGCCGGAAGAAGTGAAGCTGATCGCTGTGACGAAATACGTGTCCGCAGAGCGGGCTCAAGAAGCGCTGGACGCAGGAATCCATCATCTTGGTGAGAACAGAGATGAAGGTCTTTTGGAAAAGCGGGAAGCGCTGGGAGACAAGCCTGTCTGGCATTTTATCGGCAGCCTGCAAACAAGGAAAGTCAAGAAGATTATAAATCATGTATCGTACATCCACTCCCTTGACCGCCTGTCGCTTGCGGAGGAAATTAATAAGCGAGCGAACCGTCCGATAAATTGCTTGGTGCAAGTAAATGTCTCAGGGGAGCAATCCAAGCACGGGCTTTCCCCTGATGAGGTCATTCATTTTGTGAAGCAGCTCGGGCAGTTCACAAAGATTACCGTTTGCGGTTTAATGACTATGGCTCCCTTGACGGATGATGAGCAACTGCTGCGCAGCTGCTTTAAACAGCTGAAAGGTCTTCAAGAAGAAGTTCAGCAATTAGAGCTGCCGTTTGCTCCTTGCGGGGAGCTGTCCATGGGGATGAGCAATGACTACCCGATTGCTGTGGAAGAAGGGGCGACCATAGTTCGCATAGGAACCGCTTTGGTTGGGGAATAG
- a CDS encoding cell division protein SepF, with the protein MGIKSKFKAFFLLDEDDYQLAEEAESDAQEEDKRPKSAKKNVVSLQSVQKSSKVILIEPRVFAEAQEIADHLKSRRAVIVNLQRIQHDQAKRIVDFLSGTVYAIGGEIQQLGQKIFLCTPDNVEVAGNISQFIADEDIDQSRW; encoded by the coding sequence ATGGGAATCAAGTCTAAGTTTAAAGCTTTTTTTCTTTTGGATGAGGATGACTATCAGCTAGCGGAAGAAGCAGAAAGCGATGCTCAAGAAGAGGACAAGCGTCCAAAATCAGCGAAAAAAAATGTGGTCAGTCTGCAAAGTGTCCAAAAATCTTCTAAAGTGATCCTAATAGAACCCCGTGTATTTGCAGAAGCGCAAGAAATTGCCGATCATTTGAAAAGCAGGCGCGCGGTTATCGTCAACTTGCAGCGCATCCAGCATGATCAGGCAAAGCGGATTGTGGATTTTTTAAGCGGCACCGTCTATGCAATCGGCGGTGAAATTCAGCAGCTCGGCCAGAAGATTTTTCTTTGTACGCCGGATAATGTGGAAGTGGCGGGAAATATTTCTCAGTTTATAGCGGATGAAGATATAGATCAATCGAGGTGGTAA
- a CDS encoding YggT family protein: MELVVGIINQAIVLYSWALIIYILMTWFPNARETSIGQFLEKICEPYLEPFRRIIPPLGMIDLSPLVAFFVLRLATKGLNQLAVWLL; this comes from the coding sequence ATGGAGCTAGTAGTGGGTATTATTAATCAAGCGATCGTGCTTTATTCTTGGGCGCTGATCATTTATATTTTGATGACATGGTTTCCGAACGCGCGGGAAACAAGCATTGGACAATTTTTAGAAAAGATTTGCGAGCCTTATTTAGAGCCATTCAGACGAATCATTCCTCCGCTAGGCATGATTGACCTTTCTCCTCTTGTGGCCTTTTTTGTGTTAAGACTGGCAACAAAAGGACTCAACCAGTTAGCGGTCTGGTTATTGTAG
- a CDS encoding YlmH family RNA-binding protein: MSSIYQHFRPEEKEFIDQVIEWKYEAAQLYAPKLTDFLDPREQEIVQAVVGSQDEVQVTFFGGSEASERKRAFITPDYFQPQESDFEIALYELLYPAKFVTLEHSQILGSLMGLGLRRGKFGDILTDGRKFQVLAAKEVSSYMQLNLTRIGKISISLKGCPLSEALKEAEEWKEIRTTVSSLRLDAILSAASPLSRQKAQTLIKSGSVKVNWKKVEDTAFECSAGDIFSVRGVGRSKLIATEGKTKKDKWRIVLGILK, from the coding sequence ATGTCTTCGATTTATCAGCATTTTCGTCCGGAGGAAAAAGAATTTATCGACCAAGTCATTGAATGGAAATACGAAGCTGCTCAGCTATATGCGCCCAAGCTGACGGATTTCCTTGATCCTAGAGAGCAAGAAATTGTTCAGGCGGTTGTCGGCAGTCAGGATGAAGTTCAAGTTACTTTCTTTGGGGGAAGCGAAGCATCGGAAAGAAAGCGGGCGTTCATCACGCCCGATTATTTTCAGCCTCAAGAAAGCGACTTTGAAATCGCACTGTATGAGCTTCTCTATCCTGCCAAATTTGTTACTCTAGAGCATTCGCAAATTCTTGGAAGTCTTATGGGGCTGGGGCTGCGCCGAGGCAAGTTTGGGGATATTTTAACGGATGGCAGAAAATTTCAAGTGCTTGCGGCAAAGGAAGTCAGCTCTTATATGCAATTGAATCTAACTCGGATCGGCAAAATATCCATTTCTCTTAAGGGCTGTCCGCTTTCGGAAGCGTTGAAGGAAGCGGAAGAATGGAAAGAAATCCGAACAACGGTATCCTCTTTGCGGCTGGATGCAATCCTGTCGGCGGCTTCTCCTTTATCAAGACAAAAGGCGCAGACGCTTATTAAAAGCGGATCCGTGAAAGTCAACTGGAAAAAGGTTGAGGATACTGCCTTCGAGTGCTCCGCCGGGGATATCTTTTCTGTCAGGGGGGTAGGAAGGAGCAAGCTTATCGCCACGGAAGGAAAAACCAAAAAGGATAAATGGCGGATTGTGTTAGGTATTTTGAAATAA
- a CDS encoding DivIVA domain-containing protein has protein sequence MPLTPLDIHNKEFSRGFRGYDEDEVNDFLNQIIKDYELIIREKKELEEQLASQTERLNYFSNIEETLNKSIVIAQETAEEVKRNAHKEAKLLIREAEKNADRIVNESLARARKIAVETEELKKQSKVFRMRFKMLMEAQLDLLNSDDWDGLMDFEVNTEELEKLSEDEN, from the coding sequence ATGCCTTTAACGCCGTTGGACATACATAATAAGGAATTCAGCCGCGGGTTTCGCGGATATGATGAGGATGAAGTCAATGATTTTCTTAATCAGATCATTAAAGATTATGAGTTGATTATCCGGGAAAAGAAAGAGTTAGAAGAGCAGCTGGCCTCCCAAACGGAGAGGCTCAATTACTTTTCCAATATTGAAGAAACGCTGAATAAATCGATTGTCATCGCCCAAGAAACAGCTGAAGAAGTGAAAAGAAATGCTCATAAAGAAGCGAAGCTGTTAATTCGGGAAGCGGAGAAAAATGCGGATCGGATCGTGAATGAATCGCTGGCGCGGGCAAGAAAGATTGCCGTGGAGACGGAAGAGCTGAAGAAGCAGTCGAAAGTCTTTCGGATGCGATTCAAGATGCTGATGGAAGCGCAGCTGGATTTATTGAACAGCGATGATTGGGACGGTCTGATGGACTTTGAAGTTAATACTGAAGAACTAGAGAAATTGAGCGAAGATGAGAACTGA
- the ileS gene encoding isoleucine--tRNA ligase, whose amino-acid sequence MEYKDTLLMPKTEFPMRGNLPKREPGMQQKWNEMDIYKKVQERTKGRPLFILHDGPPFANGNIHMGHALNKILKDFIVRYKSMSGYHAPYVPGWDTHGLPIEQALTNKGIKRKEMTTAEFRKLCEEYAYEQIENQIEQFKSLGVRGDWDHPYITLKPEYEAQQIKVFGEMAKKGYIYKGKKPVYWSPSSESALAEAEIEYQDKRSPSIYVAFSVKDGKGVLEEGVNIVIWTTTPWTIPANLGISVHPQLTYVVVEAAGNKYLVAEALLEEVASKLGWEDYQVSQKIKGEKLEYIVAEHPLYSRDSLVMLGEHVTTDSGTGCVHTAPGHGEDDFLVGKKYGLDVLCPVDDRGVMTEEAPGFEGLFYDKANKPITEKLEEVGALLKLEFFTHSYPHDWRTKKPVIFRATAQWFASIDKFRDELLHAVKETKWVPAWGESRLFNMVRDRGDWCISRQRAWGVPIPVFYAENGEAIVTDETIARVSELFREHGSNIWFQKDAKELLPEGFTHPGSPNGEFTKETDIMDVWFDSGSSHQAVLEERGDLQRPADLYLEGSDQYRGWFNSSLTTAVAVTGKAPYKGVLSHGFALDGEGRKMSKSVGNVVVPAKVMKQLGADILRLWVASVDFQADVRVSDAILKQVAEVYRKIRNTFRFLLGNLADFDPKQHQVAYEDLREVDQFMLVKLNELIKDVRQHYEHYEFAAIYHAVNYFCTVELSAFYLDFAKDILYIESADHPDRRAIQSVLYETLLSLTKLLSPILSHTADEVWEYIPGAEEESVQLTDMPEYQQLDGADQLKDKWTRFMDLRADILKALEEARHAKVIGKSLTAKVVLYVNEETKALLESIQEDLKQLFIVSALELAGSADEAPDTTLKLEHAAIVVEKAEGETCERCWVVSPKVGQNEQHPTLCPRCADVVEKHYSQA is encoded by the coding sequence ATGGAGTACAAGGATACATTGTTAATGCCGAAAACGGAATTCCCAATGCGCGGCAACTTACCGAAGCGTGAGCCGGGTATGCAGCAAAAATGGAATGAAATGGACATTTATAAAAAAGTGCAGGAACGCACAAAAGGGCGCCCGCTGTTTATTCTGCATGACGGCCCTCCGTTTGCTAACGGAAACATTCACATGGGGCATGCGTTAAATAAAATTTTAAAAGACTTCATTGTTCGCTATAAGTCCATGAGCGGTTACCATGCACCTTATGTTCCGGGCTGGGATACTCACGGGCTGCCGATCGAACAGGCGCTGACGAACAAAGGCATCAAGCGCAAAGAGATGACAACAGCTGAGTTCCGCAAGCTCTGTGAGGAATATGCCTACGAGCAAATTGAAAATCAAATAGAACAATTTAAGAGCCTTGGTGTACGCGGAGATTGGGATCATCCCTACATCACATTAAAACCGGAATATGAAGCCCAGCAAATTAAAGTATTCGGCGAGATGGCGAAAAAAGGGTACATTTATAAAGGGAAAAAGCCTGTGTACTGGTCGCCGTCCAGTGAATCGGCGTTAGCGGAGGCGGAAATTGAGTATCAGGATAAGCGTTCTCCTTCCATCTACGTTGCTTTCTCTGTTAAAGATGGGAAAGGGGTTCTTGAAGAAGGAGTCAACATCGTCATTTGGACCACGACGCCGTGGACGATTCCTGCGAACCTCGGGATTTCTGTTCATCCTCAGTTAACCTATGTGGTGGTAGAAGCAGCTGGGAACAAGTACTTGGTGGCGGAAGCTTTGCTTGAAGAAGTTGCATCTAAATTAGGATGGGAAGACTATCAAGTATCCCAAAAAATAAAAGGCGAGAAATTGGAATATATTGTAGCGGAGCATCCACTTTACAGCCGTGATTCCCTCGTCATGCTCGGGGAACATGTCACAACGGATTCCGGAACCGGCTGTGTTCACACAGCTCCTGGACATGGGGAGGATGACTTCCTTGTCGGAAAAAAATACGGGCTGGATGTTCTTTGCCCGGTTGATGACCGCGGTGTCATGACAGAGGAAGCACCGGGCTTTGAAGGCTTATTTTATGATAAAGCAAACAAGCCAATTACTGAGAAGCTTGAAGAAGTCGGCGCGCTATTGAAGCTGGAATTCTTTACTCATTCCTATCCGCATGATTGGCGGACAAAGAAGCCCGTCATTTTCCGGGCAACGGCGCAATGGTTTGCTTCCATTGATAAATTCCGTGATGAACTGCTGCACGCGGTGAAGGAGACGAAATGGGTGCCTGCCTGGGGAGAATCCCGCTTATTTAACATGGTCCGCGATCGCGGAGACTGGTGTATTTCCCGCCAGCGTGCTTGGGGTGTGCCGATTCCGGTCTTTTATGCGGAGAATGGCGAGGCGATCGTTACCGATGAAACGATTGCCCGTGTTTCCGAGCTGTTCCGTGAACATGGATCAAACATTTGGTTCCAAAAGGACGCGAAAGAATTGCTTCCAGAAGGGTTTACCCATCCGGGAAGTCCGAATGGAGAATTCACGAAAGAAACGGATATCATGGATGTCTGGTTCGACTCCGGCTCTTCTCATCAAGCGGTGCTGGAAGAGCGCGGCGATTTGCAGCGGCCGGCGGATCTGTATTTAGAAGGCTCTGATCAGTATCGCGGCTGGTTCAATTCCTCCTTAACCACTGCGGTTGCTGTCACCGGCAAAGCGCCTTATAAAGGTGTGCTGAGCCACGGTTTTGCTTTAGATGGAGAAGGCCGCAAAATGAGTAAATCTGTCGGCAACGTCGTGGTGCCGGCTAAAGTGATGAAACAGCTGGGAGCAGATATTCTCCGTTTATGGGTCGCCTCCGTTGATTTTCAGGCGGATGTTCGGGTATCGGATGCCATTCTTAAGCAAGTCGCTGAAGTGTACCGGAAAATCAGAAACACATTCCGCTTCTTGCTTGGCAACTTAGCTGACTTTGATCCAAAGCAACACCAAGTGGCATATGAAGATTTGCGGGAAGTTGATCAATTCATGCTCGTGAAGCTGAATGAACTGATTAAAGATGTGCGCCAGCATTATGAACATTACGAATTTGCTGCGATTTACCACGCGGTCAACTATTTTTGTACGGTAGAGTTAAGTGCCTTTTACCTTGATTTTGCCAAAGACATTTTATATATCGAGTCAGCTGATCATCCGGATCGCCGTGCAATTCAGTCTGTTCTGTACGAAACCCTGCTGTCGCTAACGAAATTGCTTTCGCCCATTCTGTCGCATACAGCGGATGAAGTCTGGGAGTACATTCCGGGCGCAGAGGAAGAAAGTGTGCAGTTAACCGATATGCCGGAGTACCAGCAGCTTGACGGGGCCGATCAATTAAAGGACAAATGGACTCGTTTTATGGATTTGCGTGCGGATATTCTAAAAGCGCTGGAAGAAGCGCGCCATGCCAAAGTGATTGGGAAATCACTGACAGCTAAGGTTGTTTTATACGTGAATGAAGAGACGAAAGCCTTGCTTGAATCCATTCAGGAAGATTTGAAACAGCTGTTCATCGTATCGGCATTAGAACTGGCAGGCTCGGCAGATGAAGCGCCGGATACGACCTTAAAGCTTGAACATGCAGCTATCGTTGTGGAAAAAGCAGAAGGCGAAACTTGCGAACGCTGCTGGGTAGTATCGCCGAAAGTTGGCCAAAATGAGCAGCATCCAACGCTTTGTCCGCGCTGTGCTGATGTGGTCGAGAAGCATTATTCACAAGCTTAA
- the lspA gene encoding signal peptidase II — protein sequence MYYLLALFIVLLDQWTKWLVVKGMEIGESSEVIKDFLYITSHRNRGAAWGMLEGQLWLFYIITVVVIIGIVYYMQTQAKNKPLMQSALALLLGGAIGNFIDRIFRKEVVDFINTYIFSYDFPIFNIADASLTMGVILLMGAMIIEDRKEKELMNGKNRT from the coding sequence TTGTACTATTTACTAGCTCTATTTATTGTTTTATTAGATCAGTGGACGAAATGGCTGGTCGTCAAGGGGATGGAAATTGGGGAAAGCTCAGAAGTGATCAAGGACTTTCTTTATATTACTTCCCATCGGAACCGGGGAGCTGCTTGGGGGATGCTTGAAGGGCAGCTGTGGTTATTTTATATTATTACGGTGGTAGTGATCATTGGAATTGTTTATTATATGCAGACACAGGCCAAAAATAAGCCGTTGATGCAAAGCGCCTTAGCTCTTTTGCTTGGCGGAGCCATCGGCAACTTTATTGACCGTATTTTTCGTAAAGAAGTGGTTGATTTTATTAACACGTATATTTTTAGCTATGATTTCCCTATTTTCAATATTGCAGATGCCTCTTTAACGATGGGGGTCATATTGCTGATGGGGGCTATGATCATAGAAGATCGGAAAGAAAAGGAGCTCATGAATGGAAAAAATAGAACATAG
- a CDS encoding RluA family pseudouridine synthase — MEKIEHSVGAAENNLRIDKVVASLNEEWSRTQVQEWIKEGLVKVNDRPVKANYKCELEDQLIIEIPSPQPLDIEAEDMNLDIYYEDEDVLVVNKPRGMVVHPAPGHLSGTLVNGLMAHCQDLSGINGVMRPGIVHRIDKDTSGLLMVAKNDFAHEKLVQQLVEKTVTRKYKAIVHGVIPHDYGTIDAPIARDPKERQSMAVIEGGKHAVTHFQVLERFSHYTLVECELETGRTHQIRVHMKYIGYPLAGDPKYGPKKTLDIDGQALHAGILGFVHPRTKEYLEFEAPLPAEFAKLLDYLAKSN; from the coding sequence ATGGAAAAAATAGAACATAGCGTTGGAGCAGCTGAAAACAATCTGCGCATTGATAAAGTAGTAGCTAGCCTCAATGAGGAGTGGTCGCGTACGCAGGTGCAAGAATGGATCAAAGAAGGGCTTGTGAAAGTAAATGACCGTCCGGTAAAAGCGAATTATAAATGCGAATTAGAAGATCAGCTTATAATTGAAATTCCGTCCCCCCAACCGCTTGATATCGAGGCGGAGGATATGAATTTGGATATTTATTATGAAGATGAAGATGTGCTAGTGGTCAACAAGCCTAGAGGCATGGTCGTTCATCCGGCTCCCGGTCATTTATCAGGAACGCTTGTAAACGGTTTGATGGCTCATTGCCAAGATTTATCCGGGATCAATGGTGTAATGCGCCCTGGAATTGTGCACCGTATCGACAAAGACACATCCGGACTATTAATGGTAGCCAAAAACGATTTTGCTCATGAGAAGCTTGTGCAGCAGCTGGTTGAGAAAACGGTCACTCGGAAATACAAAGCGATCGTACACGGAGTGATCCCCCATGATTATGGCACGATTGATGCGCCGATTGCCAGAGATCCAAAGGAACGGCAAAGCATGGCCGTTATTGAAGGCGGCAAACATGCCGTTACTCATTTTCAAGTTTTAGAGCGCTTTTCACATTATACCCTTGTTGAATGCGAGCTTGAAACGGGCCGCACGCATCAAATTCGCGTCCATATGAAATATATTGGCTACCCACTTGCCGGCGACCCTAAATACGGCCCGAAAAAAACATTGGATATTGATGGGCAGGCTCTTCACGCCGGCATTCTTGGCTTTGTTCATCCCCGCACAAAAGAATATTTAGAATTTGAAGCGCCGCTTCCTGCTGAATTTGCGAAACTTCTTGACTATTTGGCCAAAAGCAATTGA
- the pyrR gene encoding bifunctional pyr operon transcriptional regulator/uracil phosphoribosyltransferase PyrR — translation MEKAIVMDQQAIRRALTRIAHEILEKNKGIENCILIGIKTRGIYLAKRLAEKIQQIEGREIPVGELDITLYRDDLSIKTESKDPEVKGSDIPGDLTDKTVVLVDDVLYTGRTVRAAMDAIMDFGRPSQIQMATLVDRGHRELPIRADYIGKNIPSASTEKIVVTLEEVDAKDQVAIHE, via the coding sequence ATGGAAAAAGCAATAGTCATGGATCAGCAGGCTATACGGCGTGCTTTGACAAGGATTGCCCATGAAATACTGGAAAAAAATAAGGGAATCGAAAACTGTATACTCATCGGGATTAAAACGCGGGGCATCTACTTAGCCAAGCGGCTTGCCGAGAAAATTCAGCAGATTGAAGGCAGAGAGATTCCGGTTGGAGAATTAGATATCACGCTGTACAGGGATGATTTATCGATAAAGACGGAAAGCAAGGACCCCGAGGTGAAAGGATCGGATATCCCCGGAGATCTGACCGATAAAACGGTGGTTTTGGTGGATGATGTTCTTTATACAGGCAGAACGGTTCGCGCCGCAATGGATGCGATCATGGATTTCGGCCGGCCTTCACAAATTCAAATGGCAACGCTCGTAGACAGAGGGCATCGCGAACTGCCGATTCGAGCCGATTATATTGGAAAGAATATACCTTCAGCCAGCACGGAAAAAATCGTTGTCACTTTAGAGGAAGTGGATGCGAAGGATCAAGTTGCTATTCATGAGTAA
- a CDS encoding aspartate carbamoyltransferase catalytic subunit, which produces MTQNFVSIKDMHKDEILLILMQAEKFSQGESWRPAKQTFIANLFFEASTRTKSSFEVAERKLGLDVIPFEAGTSSVLKGETLYDTVRTLESIGVNAVVIRHDEDEYYQQLINKVNIPVINAGDGCGQHPTQCLLDLFTIRQEFGCFEGLKVGIVGDIRHSRVARSNAEALKKLGAEVRFSGPSEWFQEDYLAAGAFVEVDELVEEADVLMLLRIQHERHGQHTLMSKEQYHRMYGLTVERERRMKPKSIIMHPAPVNRDVEIADSLVECERSRIFKQMENGVYVRMAVLKQMLEGRMSNELVNQKWQYSC; this is translated from the coding sequence ATGACGCAAAATTTTGTTTCAATTAAGGATATGCATAAAGATGAGATTCTGTTAATATTAATGCAAGCAGAGAAATTTTCTCAAGGTGAAAGCTGGCGGCCGGCTAAGCAGACGTTCATTGCTAATTTATTTTTTGAAGCGAGCACGAGAACGAAGAGCAGCTTTGAAGTAGCAGAAAGAAAGCTCGGCCTTGATGTCATTCCTTTTGAAGCTGGAACTTCAAGCGTACTTAAAGGGGAGACATTGTATGATACCGTCCGAACGCTTGAATCCATCGGTGTGAATGCGGTTGTTATCCGCCATGACGAGGATGAATATTATCAGCAGCTGATCAATAAAGTCAACATACCGGTCATCAATGCGGGGGACGGCTGCGGACAGCACCCGACACAATGCTTGCTTGATTTATTTACGATTCGGCAAGAATTCGGATGTTTTGAAGGTCTAAAAGTCGGAATAGTCGGTGATATACGCCATAGCCGGGTGGCTCGTTCAAATGCTGAAGCTTTAAAAAAACTGGGCGCTGAGGTTCGCTTTTCAGGACCTTCCGAGTGGTTCCAAGAGGATTATTTAGCCGCTGGAGCATTCGTTGAAGTAGATGAATTAGTCGAAGAAGCCGATGTTCTGATGCTGCTTCGAATCCAGCATGAACGCCACGGCCAACATACCCTGATGTCGAAGGAGCAATATCATCGCATGTATGGGCTTACGGTCGAACGCGAGCGGCGAATGAAGCCAAAGAGCATCATTATGCATCCGGCGCCGGTAAACCGCGATGTGGAAATCGCCGACAGCTTAGTAGAGTGCGAGCGTTCAAGAATCTTTAAACAAATGGAAAACGGTGTGTATGTCAGAATGGCCGTACTGAAACAAATGCTTGAAGGGAGAATGTCAAATGAACTGGTTAATCAAAAATGGCAATATTCTTGCTGA
- a CDS encoding dihydroorotase, which translates to MNWLIKNGNILAENGEWIKQDIRIKADKIAEMGPELTEQGEKVVEADGQLIVPGFIDLHVHLREPGGEHKETIATGTMAAAKGGFTTVAAMPNTRPVPDTAEHLSALNKRIAEAAHVRVLPYASITIREAGKELTDFESLKNNGAFAFTDDGVGIQEAGMMYEAMKKAASLNAAVVAHCEDNTLIYGGAVHDGKFAKENNLPGIPSICEAVHIARDVLIAEAANCHYHVCHISTKESVRAVREAKKAGIRVTAEVTPHHLLLCDQDIPRIDTNYKMNPPLRGKADQQALLEGILDGTIDFIATDHAPHTAEEKAASMQTAPFGIVGLETAFPLLYTNLVKTGVFTLKQLVDWMTIKPAEAFGLPYGKLEKGAIADLALIDLTAERIIRPESFASKGKNTPFVNWKCNGWPTATFSEGKLVWQEGKVEA; encoded by the coding sequence ATGAACTGGTTAATCAAAAATGGCAATATTCTTGCTGAAAATGGAGAATGGATCAAGCAAGACATCCGGATTAAAGCTGATAAAATCGCAGAAATGGGTCCGGAATTGACAGAGCAGGGGGAAAAGGTCGTGGAGGCGGATGGCCAATTAATTGTCCCCGGATTTATCGATCTCCACGTTCATTTGCGCGAACCCGGCGGCGAGCATAAAGAAACGATTGCAACTGGCACGATGGCTGCCGCTAAAGGCGGATTTACGACGGTCGCCGCTATGCCAAATACGCGGCCGGTGCCTGATACAGCTGAACATTTATCAGCATTAAATAAGCGGATTGCAGAAGCAGCGCATGTGCGCGTGCTCCCTTATGCCTCCATTACCATTCGTGAAGCGGGAAAAGAGTTAACCGATTTTGAAAGCTTAAAGAATAATGGCGCTTTTGCTTTTACGGATGATGGGGTCGGCATTCAAGAGGCAGGCATGATGTATGAGGCGATGAAAAAAGCTGCCAGCCTCAATGCGGCGGTAGTAGCGCATTGTGAAGATAATACGCTCATATACGGCGGAGCAGTACATGACGGCAAATTTGCAAAGGAGAATAATCTTCCAGGTATTCCGTCCATCTGTGAAGCTGTACATATAGCAAGAGATGTGCTGATTGCTGAAGCAGCAAACTGCCATTATCATGTTTGCCATATCAGTACAAAAGAATCCGTACGTGCGGTGAGAGAGGCTAAGAAAGCTGGCATTCGCGTGACGGCCGAAGTCACTCCGCATCATTTATTGCTTTGTGATCAAGATATACCGAGAATAGACACTAATTATAAAATGAATCCTCCGCTGCGAGGGAAAGCGGATCAGCAGGCTTTATTAGAGGGGATCTTGGATGGCACAATCGACTTTATTGCCACTGACCATGCTCCGCATACAGCTGAAGAAAAAGCGGCCAGCATGCAAACAGCACCGTTTGGCATCGTCGGACTGGAAACGGCTTTTCCGCTTTTATATACCAACCTGGTGAAAACGGGCGTCTTTACTCTTAAACAATTAGTAGATTGGATGACGATTAAGCCGGCTGAAGCGTTCGGCCTTCCATATGGCAAGCTGGAAAAAGGAGCCATTGCTGATCTCGCTTTAATAGATCTGACAGCGGAACGAATTATCCGTCCGGAAAGCTTTGCATCAAAGGGAAAGAATACGCCGTTTGTTAATTGGAAATGCAATGGATGGCCAACAGCTACATTTTCAGAAGGAAAACTTGTTTGGCAGGAAGGAAAGGTGGAAGCATGA